One Phaseolus vulgaris cultivar G19833 chromosome 2, P. vulgaris v2.0, whole genome shotgun sequence DNA window includes the following coding sequences:
- the LOC137811877 gene encoding 2-oxoglutarate-dependent dioxygenase 19-like encodes MATTASEVGKVQSNNRKSFTSVKALTESPELTSLPPSYTYTTNSDDEIVADPDEDDPIPVIDYSLLVAGTPDQRAKTIQDLGKACEEWGFFMLINYSVSKSIMEKMVDEVFAFFNLREEEKQEYAGKDVMDPIRYGTSSNVSMDKVLFWRDFLKIVVHPEFHSPDKPPGFREALTEYSRRSWKLGKDLLKGISESLGLEVNYIEDTMNLDSGFQMIAANLYPPCPQPELAMGIPPHSDHGLLNLLMQNGVSGLQLLHNGKWINVSSTSSCLLVFVSDHLEVVSNGKYKSVVHRAVVSNKATRISLAVVIAPSLETVVEPAKELLDNQSNPAAYIGMKHRDYMQLQSSNRLNGKSVLDKVKI; translated from the exons ATGGCTACAACAGCTTCTGAGGTTGGCAAAGTACAATCCAATAATAGAAAAAGTTTCACAAGCGTGAAAGCACTCACTGAATCACCAGAACTCACTTCCCTCCCACCTTCATACACTTACACCACCAATTCAGATGACGAGATAGTGGCAGACCCAGATGAAGATGATCCAATTCCTGTCATTGATTATTCTCTCTTGGTCGCTGGCACTCCTGATCAACGGGCCAAAACCATCCAGGACTTGGGCAAGGCTTGTGAGGAGTGGGGGTTCTTCATGCTCATCAATTACTCTGTGTCAAAGAGCATCATGGAGAAAATGGTTGATGAAGTTTTTGCTTTCTTCAATCTTAGAGAGGAAGAGAAGCAAGAGTATGCAGGTAAGGATGTGATGGACCCTATAAGGTATGGCACCAGCTCCAATGTTTCAATGGACAAAGTCTTATTCTGGAGGGATTTCCTTAAAATCGTAGTCCACCCAGAGTTTCACTCTCCTGACAAACCACCTGGGTTCAG GGAAGCATTAACAGAGTACAGTAGAAGAAGCTGGAAACTGGGAAAGGACCTACTCAAAGGAATATCGGAAAGCTTGGGATTGGAAGTCAATTACATAGAGGACACAATGAACCTAGATTCTGGTTTTCAAATGATAGCTGCAAATCTATATCCACCTTGTCCACAACCTGAGCTTGCAATGGGAATACCTCCCCATTCTGATCATGGCCTCTTGAACCTCCTCATGCAGAACGGGGTTAGTGGCCTTCAACTTCTTCACAATGGCAAGTGGATCAATGTCAGTTCCACTTCAAGCTGCTTGCTAGTCTTTGTGTCTGATCATCTTGAG GTTGTGAGCAATGGCAAGTACAAGAGTGTAGTGCATCGAGCAGTAGTGAGCAACAAAGCTACAAGAATTTCTTTAGCAGTAGTAATTGCCCCCTCCTTGGAGACTGTGGTGGAACCGGCTAAAGAGCTGCTAGACAATCAAAGCAATCCTGCAGCGTACATTGGGATGAAACATAGAGACTATATGCAACTTCAGAGCAGCAATCGGCTTAATGGGAAGTCTGTGCTAGACAAAGTTAAAATCTGA